From Spirosoma aerolatum, one genomic window encodes:
- a CDS encoding glycosyltransferase family 2 protein, whose translation MLPEFSVVIPTYQQPALLLKCLDALGRQRLPRDQFEVIIVDEGNSPETETAVQLFTKQVARNGGPLEVRYLAQPERRGPAAARNRGWRAARGRIIAFTDDDCLPESDWLSAALTCFQRGAQVMSGQLRVHLPEHPSPLDRTATILKRAEFMSANCFCRKSTLERVNGFEEAFDTAWREDSDLQFKFIQAGIPIGKCPEAIVIYHIRPCPWYGLLRDERNNCYDALLYKRHPSLFRERIPSYRRQIVQYYVSVISIMASLVGLCLGEWGLAMIGLSIWAILSTDLIMRHLPQETLTWTTAKHAIITALATPFLSVYWRLYGAVKYKVLYL comes from the coding sequence ATGCTACCTGAATTCTCGGTTGTGATCCCAACGTATCAGCAACCGGCTTTACTGCTTAAATGTCTGGATGCGTTGGGGCGTCAACGGCTCCCACGCGATCAATTTGAGGTCATTATCGTGGATGAAGGCAATTCGCCCGAGACCGAAACGGCCGTACAACTTTTTACCAAACAGGTGGCCCGTAATGGAGGTCCCCTTGAGGTGCGTTACCTGGCTCAACCCGAACGGCGTGGCCCAGCGGCTGCCCGAAACCGGGGCTGGCGAGCAGCCAGAGGTCGTATTATTGCCTTTACCGATGACGATTGCTTACCCGAATCCGATTGGTTATCCGCAGCCCTTACCTGTTTTCAGCGCGGTGCTCAAGTCATGAGCGGGCAGTTACGCGTCCATTTGCCCGAACATCCGAGTCCACTGGATCGGACAGCCACGATTCTGAAACGGGCCGAATTTATGTCGGCCAACTGTTTTTGCCGGAAATCGACGCTGGAGCGGGTGAATGGCTTTGAAGAAGCATTCGACACGGCCTGGCGAGAAGATAGTGATCTTCAGTTTAAATTCATTCAAGCTGGTATTCCGATTGGCAAATGCCCCGAAGCGATCGTGATTTACCATATCCGGCCCTGCCCCTGGTACGGTCTGCTCCGCGACGAACGCAACAATTGTTACGATGCACTCCTGTACAAACGTCATCCAAGCCTGTTTCGGGAACGAATTCCCTCCTACCGGCGGCAGATCGTCCAGTATTATGTTTCAGTTATCAGCATAATGGCTAGCCTGGTCGGTTTATGCCTCGGTGAATGGGGTTTAGCCATGATTGGGTTAAGCATCTGGGCTATTCTCTCCACAGATCTGATCATGCGTCATTTACCCCAGGAAACACTGACCTGGACAACAGCCAAACATGCCATCATCACCGCTTTGGCTACTCCTTTTTTATCCGTTTACTGGCGATTATACGGTGCCGTGAAGTATAAAGTATTGTATTTATAA